In Thermomonas paludicola, the following are encoded in one genomic region:
- a CDS encoding peptidoglycan D,D-transpeptidase FtsI family protein, producing the protein MKHFGKRQRWFGSNGERRERAGGQFDLRKRMLLVAGFLGLGSVGLLARALDLQVVDHVFYQQQGDARFLREIPIATSRGMITDRNGEPLAISSPVESIWANPKELLKSPARLPALADALGMPQDELASRLSARVDKEFVYLKRRINPDEAARILALDIPGVASQREYRRFYPQGDVLAQVLGFTNIDDRGQEGLELAFDDWLRGTPGAKRVIRDNKGRIVENVDLVRAAQPGHDLALSIDRRIQYLTHRELRDAIAETGASSGSAVVLDVATGEVLAMDNFPTFNPNAVASSQRDAHRNRAVTDLMEPGSTMKPITVAAGLEAGVITPQTLFNTSPGWIPNGKYRTTDTHNYGVLDTTGIIRKSSNVGASLVAQRLSNEQFNNVLRRFGYGRSTGSGFPGEAAGLFPTPDRWSGTSKQTMSYGYGLSVTPLQIATAYAALGNGGLLHQPSFVKGQHNPPRQVLDPKIAREVLQMMQTVTEPGGTATQAAILGYHVAGKTGTSRKASAGGYSRRYIGYFAGLVPVDKPRFAMVVAVNDPDPSRKGYTGGVVAGPVFRNVMEGALRLMDVSPDDLGAWLAVQDAAEARRLKADGRAASSPVLPAPVLPAPVVVPASVHGGAP; encoded by the coding sequence ATGAAGCATTTCGGGAAGCGCCAGCGTTGGTTTGGCAGCAACGGCGAGCGCCGTGAACGCGCCGGCGGGCAGTTCGACCTGCGCAAGCGGATGCTGCTGGTCGCAGGCTTCCTCGGCCTGGGCTCGGTGGGGCTGCTGGCGCGCGCGCTGGACCTGCAGGTGGTGGACCACGTGTTCTACCAGCAGCAGGGTGACGCGCGTTTCCTCCGCGAGATTCCGATCGCCACCTCGCGCGGCATGATCACCGACCGCAATGGCGAGCCGCTGGCGATTTCCTCGCCGGTGGAATCGATCTGGGCCAACCCGAAGGAGTTGTTGAAGTCGCCGGCGCGACTGCCGGCATTGGCCGATGCGCTGGGCATGCCGCAGGACGAGTTGGCCAGCCGGCTGAGTGCGCGCGTCGACAAGGAATTCGTGTATCTCAAGCGGCGCATCAATCCGGACGAGGCAGCGCGCATCCTGGCGCTGGACATTCCCGGCGTGGCCAGCCAGCGCGAATACCGGCGCTTCTACCCGCAAGGGGATGTGCTGGCGCAGGTGCTGGGTTTCACCAATATCGACGACCGTGGACAGGAGGGGCTGGAGCTGGCGTTCGACGATTGGCTGCGCGGCACGCCGGGCGCCAAGCGCGTCATTCGCGACAACAAGGGACGCATCGTCGAGAACGTGGACCTGGTGCGCGCGGCGCAGCCCGGCCACGACCTTGCCCTGAGCATCGACCGTCGCATCCAGTACCTCACCCATCGGGAACTGCGTGATGCAATCGCCGAAACCGGTGCCAGCAGCGGCTCGGCGGTGGTGCTGGACGTGGCCACCGGCGAAGTGCTGGCGATGGACAATTTCCCCACCTTCAATCCCAACGCGGTGGCCAGCAGCCAGCGCGACGCGCATCGCAATCGCGCGGTGACCGACCTGATGGAACCCGGCTCGACGATGAAGCCGATCACCGTGGCGGCAGGATTGGAGGCGGGGGTGATCACCCCGCAGACCCTGTTCAACACCAGCCCTGGCTGGATTCCGAACGGCAAGTACCGCACCACCGATACGCACAACTACGGCGTGCTGGACACCACCGGGATCATTCGCAAAAGCTCCAACGTGGGCGCGTCGCTGGTCGCACAGCGGCTGAGCAACGAGCAATTCAACAACGTGCTGCGGCGCTTCGGCTACGGGCGCAGCACTGGCAGTGGTTTTCCCGGCGAAGCCGCTGGCCTGTTCCCGACGCCTGATCGCTGGAGCGGCACCAGCAAGCAGACCATGAGCTACGGCTATGGCCTGAGCGTGACCCCGTTGCAGATCGCCACCGCCTACGCGGCGCTGGGCAATGGCGGCCTGCTGCACCAGCCCAGTTTCGTGAAGGGCCAGCACAACCCGCCACGGCAGGTGCTGGATCCGAAAATTGCACGCGAAGTGCTGCAGATGATGCAGACCGTCACCGAGCCGGGCGGTACCGCGACCCAGGCCGCGATCCTGGGTTACCACGTGGCCGGCAAGACGGGCACCTCGCGCAAGGCCAGCGCCGGCGGCTATTCGCGCCGCTACATCGGCTATTTCGCCGGGTTGGTCCCGGTGGACAAGCCGCGCTTTGCGATGGTGGTGGCGGTCAACGATCCCGATCCATCGCGCAAGGGCTACACCGGCGGCGTGGTCGCCGGCCCGGTGTTTCGCAACGTGATGGAAGGCGCGCTGCGCTTGATGGACGTCTCGCCCGATGATCTTGGCGCGTGGCTGGCGGTGCAGGACGCCGCCGAAGCCAGGCGGCTGAAGGCGGATGGCCGCGCCGCATCGTCGCCGGTGCTTCCGGCGCCCGTTCTGCCGGCGCCCGTGGTCGTTCCTGCGTCCGTGCACGGGGGTGCGCCATGA